In Amycolatopsis sp. FBCC-B4732, the genomic stretch CGTTGCGGTCGGAGCCCTCGGCACCGAGCGTCAGCCCGGTCAGCCGCAGCACGTCCCGGTCGGTGACCGTGGACTCGCGGGTCTCCGGGCTGGGCAGCTCGGACCCGACCATCATCTCCGCGAGCTCGCGGGAGGTGATGGTCTTCGGGTCGGCGGTGCCGACCGTGGTGCCGCGCCGGATCACCGTGACGGTGTCGGCGATCGCGCGCACCTCGTCGAGCTTGTGCGAGATGAAGAGGAACGTGTAGCCGTCGGCCTTCATCTCCCGGACGGTCGCGAACAGCGCGTCGACCTCCTGCGGCACCAGCACCGCGGTCGGCTCGTCCAGGATGATGATCTTCGCCCCGCGGTAGAGCACCTTGACGATCTCGACGCGCTGGCGGTCGGCGACGCCGAGCTCCTCCAGCAGCGTGTCCGGCTCGGCGTGCAGGCCGGTCCGCTCCGCGAGCTCGGCCAGCCGCGCGCGGGCGGCGCGGCCGATGCCGTGCAGGCCCTCGGCGCCGAGGAAGACGTTCTCGCCGACGGTGAGGTTGTCGGCGAGCATGAAGTGCTGGTGCACCATGCCGATGCCGGCCCGGATGGCGTCCTGCGGGTTGCGCAGCTTCACCTCGTCGCCGTTGATCGCGATGGTGCCCTCGTCCGGCGGCTGCATGCCGTAGAGGATCTTCATCAGGGTGGACTTGCCGGCGCCGTTCTCGCCACAGATGGCGTGCACCTCGCCGGCGGTGACGGTGAGGTTGACGTCGGAGTTGGCCACCACGCCGGGAAAGCGCTTGGTGATCCCGGTCAGCTGGACGGCGGGGGCGCCCCGGTCGGGGACGGCTTCGGCCGGGGCCTCGGCAGTGCTCATGGGCGGGAGAATTCCATATCTCGTCCAAACGCGTGAGGGGCCCGGAGGAAAAGTTCCTCCGAGCCCCGACGCGTTGTCAGTTACTTCTGCGGCTTGTCCGAGACGGTGATGGCACCCGAGATGATCTGGGCCTTGTAGCCGTCCAGAACGTCCTTGATGTCGTCGACCTTGCCACCGGAGGTGGCGTAGCCGACGCCATCGACCTTGAGGTCGAACCGCTTCGGCAGGGTCGTCAGGTCGCCCTTGGCGAGCGCCTGGACGTAGTCGAAGACGGCGACGTCGACGCGCTTGAGCATGGACGTGATGATGACGTCCTTGTCGGCGGCGACGGTCTTCTGGTTGTACTGGTCGGAGTCGACGCCGATGGCCAGCGCGTTGCCCGCCTTGGCGGCGTCGAACACGCCCTTCCCGGAGGCGCCGGCGGCATGGTAGATCACGTCCGCGCCCTTGGCGATCTCGGCCGCGGCCTTGACGTTGCCCTTCGCCGGGTCCTGGAACCCGGAGAAGTCACCGGCCGGGGTCAGGTAGTCGTCCTCGATCTTGATCTTGGACGAAACCGTCTTCGCGCCCTGCAGGAAGCCGGCCTCGAACTTCTGGATCAGCGGGGTGTTGACACCGCCGACGAAGCCGACGTGGCAGCTCTTGCTCTTGTACGCGGCGGCGACGCCGGCCAGGAACGAGCCCTGCTCCTCGGCGAAGACCAGCGGCGTCACGTTCGGGAGCGTGATCGAGTCGTCGTCGACGATCGCGAACTTGGTGTTCGGGTACTTGGCCGCGACGACCTTCACCGACGGCGCGTACGCGAAGCCGACCGCCACGATCGGGTTCATGCCCGAGGCGGCCATCTGGTCGAGGCGCTGCTGCTTGGCCGACTCGGCCTCGCTGGCGGACGCGGTGCTCTCGTTGACCGTGGTCACGCCGAGCTCGGCCTTCGCCTTGTCGGTGCCCGCGGCGGCGGCGTCGTTGAAGGACGCGTCACCCCGGCCGCCGACGTCGAAGGCCAGGCCGATCTTCAGCGCGCTGCCGTCGACCTTGCCGCCGGCCGCGGTCGAGCTGCTGGCGGCGGCGGGCGCCGCGGGCGGCTTCTGCGCGGTGACGCAGTCGGAACCGCCCGAAGAGGCCGCGGTGTTGTTCGAGCTGCTACCACCGCTGGAGTCCTTGGCGCACCCGGCCAGGGCGAGCACCCCGGCCATGGCCGCAGCGGCCAGCGCGGTTCCACGCATGCGACGCAACGTGTTTCTCCCTCCCCGCTGATCCAGCGGATGGTCAAGGGCACGACCCGGCCCTACTGCCGGGTCGACCGCCAGACCGTACCCGGCGGACAGGAAAGCGCCATAGGAAAGGCACGCTACGTAACACAAACGTTTACTCACGAGTCGCACGCGCGACCGGGCGAGCACCCACCGTGATCAAAAGGCTCACAGGGCGCTTCTTTCGGCCGAAACCCCGCACCGCGGGACGGCCGAATTGCCGTTTGCTGTCACCCAGTGTGCCAGGCCGACCGAGGAGTGGACCACCCCGATCACTCTGTGAGACGAACCCGGATCCACTGCTGGTCCGAATCGTTCCAGTGCCGGATCGGGCGGTCACCACTCGATCAGGTGTCAGCCGGACGGGCAAGCCGGGGCCGGACCGGCGCGGTGCGTCCACAGTGGACCACCCGCGCTGTGACGACGCCCACAACCGGTGTGCGCCCAGGTGTCTGGTCCATCACAGAGAGGAACCCGGAGGTGAGCCGTCCGTCCGGGTCGGGTCTAGCATCCTTTTCATCCACGCTCGATGACCCTTGATCTCGGCATTGCCGCCGTAGTCGTCCCAGGTGGACGACGACGATCAGTGCGGACCTCACCGGTCACCCGGGCACATAGTCAGACGTTGGAGGCCGTTCACCGATGTCCACCACGGCGAGCACTGCCACCTCGGCAGGGGCGAGCGATCGGGCGGGTGCCTCACGCCGGCAGGGAACCTTCTACCGGGGCGACCCCGGCATGTGGTCCTGGGTGCTGCACCGCATCACCGGCGTGCTCACATTCTTCTTCCTGTTCGTGCACGTGCTCGACACCGCGCTGGTGCGCGTGTCGCCGAACACCTACGACCAGGTCATCGAGACCTACAAGACCCCGATCGTCAACCTCCTCGAGGTCGGCCTGGTCGGCGCGGTCCTCTTCCACGCGCTGAACGGCATCCGCGTCATGCTGGTCGACTTCTGGTCGAAGGGCCCGAAGCTGCAGAAGGCGATGCTGTGGGTGATCGGCGTGGTCTGGGTCGTGGTGATGGTCCCCGGTGCCTTCTTCATGCTGAAGCGCACCGTCGAAACGCTCTTCGGGGGTAACTGACATGGCCGACCTCGCCCTCGCGAACCCCCGCGCGCCGAAGCGTCCCGCCGCCCGCCGGAGCAACTTCGAGCTCTACAGCTGGCTGTTCATGCGGATCTCCGGCCTCGCGCTGATCATCCTGGTGCTCGGCCACCTGCTGATCATGAACATCCTCGACGGCGGTGTGCACCGGATCAACTGGGGCTTCGTCGCCGGCCGCTGGGCTTCGCCGTTCTGGCAGTTCTGGGACCTGGCCATGCTCTGGCTCGCCGAGATCCACGGCGGCAACGGCCTGCGCACCATCATCGACGACTACGCGCGCAAGGACAGCACGCGGTTCTGGCTGAAGATCGTGCTGTACGTCTCGATGGTGCTGATCCTGGCCGTCGGCACGATGGTGATCTTCACCTTCGACCCGAACATGCCCGCGAACTGACACCCGGAGACCCCCCACCATGCAGTTCCACAAGTACGACGTGGTGATCGTCGGCGCCGGCGGCGCCGGGATGCGCGCGGCCATCGAGTCCGGCCAGCGCGCGCGCACCGCGGTCCTCACCAAGCTCTACCCGACCCGGTCCCACACCGGCGCGGCCCAGGGCGGCATGTGCGCCGCGCTGGCGAACGTCGAAGAGGACAACTGGGAGTGGCACACCTTCGACACGATCAAGGGCGGCGACTACCTGGTCGACCAGGACGCCGCCGAGATCATGGCGAAGGAGGCCATCGACGCGGTCCTCGACCTCGAGAAGATGGGCCTGCCCTTCAACCGCACGCCCGAGGGCAAGATCGACCAGCGCCGCTTCGGCGGGCACACGCGTGACCACGGCAAGGCCGCGGTCCGCCGCGCCTGCTACGCCGCCGACCGCACCGGTCACATGATCCTGCAGACGCTCTACCAGAACTGCGTCAAGTACGGCACCGAGTTCTTCAACGAGTTCTACGTGCTCGACCTCGTGACCAGCCCGGACGAAAACGGCAACCCGGTCGCCTCCGGCGTCGTCGCCTACGAGCTGGCCACCGGCGAGCTGCACGTCTTCCAGGCCAAGTCGATCGTGATGGCGACCGGTGGCGCGGGCAAGATCTTCAAGACGACGTCGAACGCGCACACCCTCACCGGTGACGGCCTCGGCATCATCTTCCGCAAGGGCCTGCCGCTGGAGGACATGGAGTTCTTCCAGTTCCACCCGACCGGCCTCGCGGGCCTGGGCATCCTGATTTCCGAAGCCGTCCGCGGCGAGGGCGGGATCCTGCGCAACGCGTCCGGCGAGCGGTTCATGGAGCGCTACGCCCCCACCATCAAGGACCTCGCGCCGCGCGACATCGTGGCCCGCTCGATGGTGCAGGAAGTGCTGCAGGGCCGGGGGTGCGGGCCGAACAAGGACTACGTCGTCCTGGACGTCACGCACATCCCCGAGGAGACGCTGAACGCGAAGCTCCCGGACATCATGGAGTTCTCCCGGACCTACCTGGGCGTCGACCCGGTGAAGGAGCCGGTGCCGGTGTTCCCGACGTGCCACTACGTCATGGGCGGCATCCCGACCAACATCCACGGCGAAGCGCTGCGGGACAACGAGAACGTCATCCCGGGTCTCTACGCCGCGGGCGAGGTCGCCTGCGTGTCCGTGCACGGCTCGAACCGCCTGGGCACGAACTCGCTGCTGGACATCAACGTGTTCGGCCGCCGCGCCGGCATCGCCGCCGCGGAGTACGCGCTGGCGCACGAGCACGTCGAGCTGCCCGCGGACCCGACGGCCCTGGTCGAGGAGCAGCTCGCGGGCCTGCTGTCGGAGCACGGCGACGAGCGCGTCGCCGACATCCGCAAGGAAATGCAGCAGACGATGGACTCGCACGCGTCGGTGTACCGGACCGAGGACACGCTGAAGCAGGCGCTGACCGACATCCAGGCGCTGAAGGCCCGCTACCAGCGGATCACCGTGTCGGACAAGGGCAAGCGCTACAACACCGACCTCCTCGAGGCCGTCGAGCTGGGCTTCCTGCTGGAGCTGGCCGAGGTCCTGGTCGTCGGCGCGATCGCGCGCAAGGAGTCCCGCGGCGGCCACGCCCGCGAGGACTACCCGACCCGCGACGACACGAACTTCATGCGCCACACGATGGCCTACAAGCAGGGCACCGGCCTGGCGTCCGACATCCGGCTCGACTACAAGCCGGTCACCTTCACCCGCTACGAGCCGATGGAGCGGAAGTACTGATGACTGCGGCAACCACTGAGGATGCTCCCGCTGCTTCGGACGAGCACACGCCGATCACCGTCACGCTGAAGATCCTGCGGTTCAACCCGGAGGTCGACACGGAGCCGCACTGGGAGTCCTACGACGTCCCGGCGCAGCGCACCGACCGCCTGCTGAACCTGCTGTTCTACGTCAAGGACTACATCGACGGCACGTTCTCGTTCCGCCGCTCGTGCGCCCACGGCGTGTGCGGCTCGGACGCGATGCAGATCAACGGCATCAACCGCCTGGCGTGCAAGGTCCTGATGAAGGACCTGCTGTCGGCGTCGGGCAAGCCGACCACGATCACGATCGCCCCGATCAAGGGCCTGACGACGTTGAAGGACCTGTACGTCGACATGGACCCGTTCTTCGAGGCGTACCGGGCGATCAAGCCGTACCTGATCACGTACGGCAACGAGCCGACGCGGGAGCGCATCCAGTCGCAGGCGGACCGGGACCGGTTCGACGACACGACCAAGTGCATCCTTTGCGCGTGCTGCACCTCGTCGTGCCCGGTGTACTGGAACGACGGGTCCTATTTCGGCCCGGCGGCGATCGTGAACGCCCACCGGTTCATCTTCGACTCCCGCGACGAGGGAGCCGAGGAGCGGCTGGACATCCTCAACGACGGCGAGGGCGTCTGGCGCTGCCGGACGACGTTCAACTGCACGGACGCCTGCCCCCGAGGGATCCAGGTGACGAAGGCGATCCAGGAAGTGAAGCGCGCACTGCTGTTCAAGCGCGTCTGACCTCCGCTCCGCCCAGTTCGTTTGTCATGAGGGGCACCCCCATGGTCTTTAAGGCCATGAGGGTGCCCCTCATGGCTTTTGCGGGCCTGTGGACAACGGTGAGAGTTGTCCACAGTTCGGTAGAACGACCTGGTGCCCGGGACTCGCAACCGATCACCATGAATCCATGCCCAGACGCGGGAAGTGGGAACAGCATCCCGAACTGCTGACGCACCGGAGCCGAGAAGGCGTGATCACGGCGCGCGACTTGCAATCGCTCGGCATGGACCCGCGGACGATCTACCGGAAGTGCCTGCCCGGAGGTCCCTGGCAACGGCTACTACCCGGGATCATCCTCCTGCACAACGGCGGCGTAACCCGCCGCCAGCGAGCCCTGGCAGCCCTCCTCTACGGCGGCCCCGGGGCTATGATCACCGGCGCAGACGCATGTCGCTGGTACGACCTTCGCGTACCGGACGAGTTTCCCGCTCAAGACATCCACCTTCTGATCCCGCACGAACGCAGGGTATTGAGCTCCGAATACGTTGTCGCCGAGCGCACCAGACGGCTTCCCGGCGCCTGGATCCGGCGCGGGCTCCCCCTTGCTCCTCTGGTGCGCGCGACGACCGACGCGGTCCGGCGGATCCGTGCCGAGGAACCGATCAGCCACCTGCTGGTGGAAGCCATCCAGCATGGCCGCTGTCTGCCTGCGGAGCTGACGAGCGAACTCGATGTGGGAACAAAACGCGGCACCGCGATCCCGCGCCGGTTGCTGAAGGAGTGGACGGACCTCCGCTCGGTGGCCGAGATCCACGCCAAGAAGCTGTCAGCCCGGCTTACGACCGAGCCAACCCATTGGAACACAGGCGTGCGGACGGCCAGTGGTTTCGTCGGGCGCCCGGACGCGTGGTGGGACGAAGTCGCGCTCGCTTGGGAAATCGATTCGTTCGAATTCCACTACACGCGCCATGACTACGCCCGGACCCTCCGCCGGAACAACCGCTACGCAGCCGCTGGGATCAAGGTCGTCCAGACGCTCCCCACTCAGATCAGAGACGCCCCCGAAGAGGTGTTGCATGAGCTCGAATCCGCATACGCCGCAGCCGCTGCACGCTCGCGTCCCCCGGTCTACTTGGTGGAAGAAGAAGCCGCGTGACAACGCCATGAGGGGCACCCTCATGGACTTTAAGTCCATGAGGGTGCCCCTCATGACCGAAACTCCTACCTGACCGCGTCCAGGGCGTTGACCAGGCCGTGGCCGTAGTACGAGTTGTTCTTCGCCGGGCCCGTGCACTCCGTCTCCGTTGACGCGCACTTCACCACGTCCGCCTCGCCCGTGAGGATGCGGGCCAGCAGCTGCGGGGGAAGGCCGCGGAACTTCGAGGCCAGCAATGCCGCGACGCCCGCCGCGTGCGGGGACGCCATCGACGTGCCGCACTTCGAGCCGTACTGGCCGCCGAACACCGTTGTCGACAGGGGGCAGGCTGGGCCTTCGCCGGCCGGTGGGGCCTGGACGAAGTCGCCGCCCGGGGCCGTCACGTCGATCTCGCCGTAGTTGCTGAACGACGACTTCGTGCCCGCGTAACCCACCGACGACACCGTCACCACGCCGTCGATCGCCTTCGGCAGGATGCCGCAGGACGAGTCCACCGGGTGCGGGCGGTTCGGGTCCGTTGTCTGCTTCGTCGTGTCGAAGCCCGAGTTGCCCGCCGCCGACACGTTGAGGACTCCGTGGTGGGTCGAGAACTCGATCGCGCGGCGCACCGCCTCGTACGCGGCCGCGTCGCCCGGCTCGCGGGAGCAGAAGAACATGCCCGGGTCGATGTAGTAGCTGTTGTTCGTCACCTGGAAGCCGTGCTTGGCCGCCCACACGAAGCCGCAGACCGCCGACTCCGGGAAGATGTAGCCGTCGTCGTTGACGACCTTCACCGAGGCCAGCCGGACGCCCGGGGCGATGCCCGTGAAGCCCGCCGCCGGGTCCTTGCCCGCGATCGTGCCCGCCACGTGCGTTCCGTGGTCGGACGTCGTCGGTGCCCACGACGCCGGCGTGAGGTCCGGCGCGCCCGTGATGCAGCCGGCCGACGAAGAAGCCGAGACGGCCGCCTTCAGCGCCGGGTGGGTCGCGTCGATGCCCGAGTCGAGCACGCCGACCGTCACCGAGCGGCTGCCCTGGTTGATCTTGTTGGCCTCGGGCGCGTGGATCGCCTTCATGTCCCACTGCTGCGCCGACAGGTCACCCGCGGCGGCCGTCGACCGCGTGTCCTCCAGAGTCCGCACCGCGCCCAGCGAACGGGCGGACGCCGTCGCACCCTGAGAGGCCACGTCCTTGCCACCCGAGTAGGCCCGGTAGACGCCGATCTTCTGCTGGAAGTCCGCGTTGCGCGAGCTGGCGATCGCGACGCCGATCTCGGCGTAGTACGCGACCTTCGTGCCGCACTTGGCCGCCAGTTCCTTGTCGACGGCCGATGCGCGCGTGCCCGGCTGGTACGTCACCACGTAGGTGTACGGCGTGCTCGTCGTGTCACAGGTGACCGGCGTGGCCTCCGCGGCCGGCGCCGCGGCGAACAGGCCGCCCCCGACGGCCAGCACGAGCGGGGCCGCTATTCGGCGTAAACGGGACATTCCACCTCCAGAGTCAGTGGCGTCAACCTAAACCGGCCCCGGAGAGCGCGCCACCGACCAAAGTCAGGAGGCGGTGCGGGTGCGCACCCCGCGCCAGCCCAGCACCCCGATGATCGTGCCCAGCACGAACGAGACGACGGTCAGCACCGCGTGCACGACGAAGTACGCGGTCGGCGAGCCGTCCGCGGCCCACGCCCGGTCGCTTTCCCACAGGTTCTTGGCGAACGTGATCCAGATGATCCACGACCACACGCCGAAGGCCAGCAGGAACAGCGAGGTTCGTCGGGAAAGGCGCATGCCCCTGAGTATGCGCCGACGGCAACGGCGCTAGATTGCGTGGGTGCACTCCGCTGTCTCCCGGTCGCTCAAGGTCTTCACGACGACGCTCGCCGCCGCCCTCCTGGCCCTGGGCACCCCCGTCGCCGCGGGCGCCGCGCCGCAGCAGCAGGGCCAGTGCGCCAACCACCTCGCTCCCCCGCCGCCGGTCGACACGTCGGAGAAACCCGCGCCCGGCAAGCAGGCCCCGGCGCCGCTGGCCGTGCCCGCCGCCCCGGTCGGCGGCCCGCGGATGGCCGAGTGCGGCCTGATCACCCCGGACGGCGCGCTCAACCCGCCGGACGGCAACACCGCGGCGTCCTGGCTGGTGCAGGACCTCGACACCGGCGCCGTCGTCGCGGCGAAGGACCCGCACTCCCGGCAGCGGCCGGCGTCGCTCATCAAGACGCTGCTCGCGCTCGTCGTCGTCACGCAGCTGACGCCGCAGCAGGTTTTGGTCGCGACGAAGGAGGACGCCGAGCAGGAGTGCACCTGCGTCGGGCTGGCCGCCGGCGGCCAGTACACGGTCGACCAGCTGCTCCACGGCCTCCTGATGCACTCGGGCAACGACGTCGCGCACGCCTTGGCGACGGCGCTCGGCGGGCCGGACTCCGCGGTGGCGAAGATGAACGCGCTGGCGGCCCGGATCGGCGCGCTGGACACGCGGGCCGCGACGCCGTCGGGCCTCGACGGGCCGGGCATGTCGACCTCGGCCTACGACCTCAGCCTGATCTTCCACTACGCGATGAAGCAGCCCGAGTTCGCGAAGGTCGTCGCGACGAAGAACTTCGAGATCCCGCCGGCCGGCGGCAAGCCCGCGATCCCCATCTTCAACGACAACAAGCTGCTCGGCGTCTACCCCGGCTTCCTCGGCGGCAAGACCGGCTTCACCGACGACGCCCGCCACACCTACGTCGGCTCCGCGCAGCGCAAGGGCAAGCGGCTCGCGGTCGTGATGCTGCGCGCCGAGCAGAAGCCGACGAAGGTGGTCGACCAGGCCGGGAAGCTGCTCGACTACGGCTTCGCGCTGGAGGACGACCGCGCCGAGCCGGTCGGCCAGATCAGCTACCAGGCGCCCGCGACCAGCGCGCCCGGGACCGACCCGTCGGTGCTGGCCGACGGTGACACCGGTAACAGCGGGACGTCCGCCACGGCCGCCGGCGCCAAGGAAGACCCGTTCGGCGTCACCGGGTGGATCATCACGCTGCTCGTGTTCCTGATCATCGTCGGCGGGTTCGTCGTCGGGCACCGGCGCAAGAAGGCCGCGAACTAGCGGAACCCGGGCCCGGGCTCCGGGGTCACCTTGTCGGTCGTGATCGCGCCACCGCAGTGCCCGCAGGCCACGAACGTCTCGGCGATCTCGCCGCAGTCGTGGTGCCGCAACAGGATCGGCGGCCCCGCCGGCCCGGCGAGGTGCCGGTCGCCCCACTGCATGAGCGTGACGACGGCGCCGAACAGGTCGCGTCCGGCCGGGGTCAGCCGGTATTCGGGCACCGGGTCGACGCGGTCGAGCACGCCCGCGTCGACGAGGGTCTTCAGGCGGGCGGACAGCGTCGGGCGCGGGATCGACAGCGTGCGCGCGAACTCGCCGTAGCGGCGCACCCCGAAGAACGCCTCCCGCAGGATGAGCAGGCTCCACCGCTCGCCGACGAGGTCGAGCGCGCGCCCGACGGAATCCGCGGTGAACCGGTGGCCGAGGTCGGTCACAGCTGCTCCGTGCGGGCCGGGACGCCGAGCAGCAGCTTGCCCGGCAGCTCGAAGCTGGCCGGGTTGACCTGGAAGTGGGCGGTGGCGGTGTGGGCGTCGCGGAACCGGCGCTGCAGTGGCGAAGTCTCGTAGATCGCGGCGCCACCACCGAGGTCGTACATGCTTTCGGCGACCTTCGCGGCCGTGCGCGTGACGTGCGTGGCGGCGAGCCGGAGGCCCAGCTTGAGCGCGTCCGGCACCGGTTCGGTGCCCTGCGCGGCCTGCCAGGCGTCGTCGATGCTGGCGTAGAAGAACAGCCGCGCGGCGCGCAGGGCGGCTTCGGCCTCCGCGACGGCGGCCTGGGTCTGCGACCGCTCGGCCAGCGACCGGCTGGAGCCGAGTGGTTTCCGGGTGGCGGCCAGCTCGACGAGGTCGTCGATGGCGCCGCGCGCGTTGCCGAGCGCGGCCGCGGCGACGGACAGCGCGAAGAAGCCGAAGAGCGGGAACCGTTGCAGCGCAACGGCTTCCGGCGGCGGCCCACCCATGACCGAGAAGACGCGGTGCTCCGGGACGAACAGCGCGTCGGCGACGCAGTCGTGGCTGCCCGTGCCGCGCAGGCCGTTGGTGTGCCAGGTGTCGAGGACGGTGATCCCGGCCTTCGGCAGCGCGGCGACGTAGAGCTGTCCTTCGTGGACGAATCCCGCGAAAAGCCAGTCGCAGTGCGGGATCCCGCTGCAGAACGCCCACCGGCCGGACACGACGTACCCGCCGTCGACCCGCTCACCGGTGCCGCGCGGCGCCCAGACGCCGGCGGCGACGGTGCGCGGGTCGCCGAAGACCTCTTCGGCGCACTTTCGCGGGGCGTAGGCCGAGAGCAGGCTGCTCGTCACGGCGATCGAGACGCACCAGCCTGCCGACGCGTCCCCGCGCGCGACCGTCTCCGCGGTCTCGAGGCTGACGGCGGGCGGCGCTTCGGGCCCGCCGAGGTAGCCGGGGACGCCGCTGCGCAGGAGCTGGGCGTCGGTCAGCTTCGCGACGAGCTCGGCGGGCAGCGAACGCTGCCGTTCGGTGACCGGCGCGAGCGTTTTGGCGAGCGCGGCGCACTCGCGGGCGGCGTCCAGCACGAAACCTCCGGTTCGGATTTCTTACCGGTTCAGTTTCTTTACCGCCCTGCTCGCTGTCAAGGCTTGCGACGGCCCCCGAACCACGCGAGCAGCGCGCCGGCCCCGAACGCACCCGCGACGGCGCCGAGCCCCGGCCCGCGCTGCACGGTGACGCTCTGTTCGAGCCGCACCGGCGGCGGGGGCTCGACGACCTTGCGCTGGTTCTCCGTCGCCGTCGCCGTCCACGCCGTCACGAGCAGCAGGAAGCGGGAGACGAGGTTCGCGAACACCAGCAGGCCGATGACCGGCCCGAACAGCGCGAACGCCGGCGACTTCGTGACGCTGGCGAGGTAGACGGTGGCGGCCTGCTGCAGGATGACGAACCCGACGGCGGCGAAGGCGGCACCCTTCACGGCACTGCGCAGGGCGACGCGTTCGCGGGGCAGCCGGGCGATCACCCAGAGGAAGACGAGGGTGTTGGCGGCCAGGCCGAGCACGATGGTCGCGCCGCGGAGCAGGACGATCGCCCAGGTCTGCTGCTCGAGCCCGACGAGCTCGAGCAGGAACTGCCCGACCCCGCCGCCGACCGCGGTCAGCGCGAACGAAACGACCAGCGCCACACCGAGCCCGACCAGCGCGACGAGGTCCTTGCCGGTCTGCTTGACGAACGGCTGCGGCTTCTTCTCCTGACCCCACTGCGCGGTGAGCGCGTCACGCAGGTTCGCCATCCAGCCGATGCCGGAGTAGAGCGCGATGAGCAGACCGAAGA encodes the following:
- a CDS encoding succinate dehydrogenase iron-sulfur subunit yields the protein MTAATTEDAPAASDEHTPITVTLKILRFNPEVDTEPHWESYDVPAQRTDRLLNLLFYVKDYIDGTFSFRRSCAHGVCGSDAMQINGINRLACKVLMKDLLSASGKPTTITIAPIKGLTTLKDLYVDMDPFFEAYRAIKPYLITYGNEPTRERIQSQADRDRFDDTTKCILCACCTSSCPVYWNDGSYFGPAAIVNAHRFIFDSRDEGAEERLDILNDGEGVWRCRTTFNCTDACPRGIQVTKAIQEVKRALLFKRV
- a CDS encoding SCO4848 family membrane protein, which produces MRLSRRTSLFLLAFGVWSWIIWITFAKNLWESDRAWAADGSPTAYFVVHAVLTVVSFVLGTIIGVLGWRGVRTRTAS
- a CDS encoding succinate dehydrogenase hydrophobic membrane anchor subunit, whose translation is MADLALANPRAPKRPAARRSNFELYSWLFMRISGLALIILVLGHLLIMNILDGGVHRINWGFVAGRWASPFWQFWDLAMLWLAEIHGGNGLRTIIDDYARKDSTRFWLKIVLYVSMVLILAVGTMVIFTFDPNMPAN
- the sdhC gene encoding succinate dehydrogenase, cytochrome b556 subunit; this encodes MSTTASTATSAGASDRAGASRRQGTFYRGDPGMWSWVLHRITGVLTFFFLFVHVLDTALVRVSPNTYDQVIETYKTPIVNLLEVGLVGAVLFHALNGIRVMLVDFWSKGPKLQKAMLWVIGVVWVVVMVPGAFFMLKRTVETLFGGN
- a CDS encoding ABC transporter ATP-binding protein, which produces MSTAEAPAEAVPDRGAPAVQLTGITKRFPGVVANSDVNLTVTAGEVHAICGENGAGKSTLMKILYGMQPPDEGTIAINGDEVKLRNPQDAIRAGIGMVHQHFMLADNLTVGENVFLGAEGLHGIGRAARARLAELAERTGLHAEPDTLLEELGVADRQRVEIVKVLYRGAKIIILDEPTAVLVPQEVDALFATVREMKADGYTFLFISHKLDEVRAIADTVTVIRRGTTVGTADPKTITSRELAEMMVGSELPSPETRESTVTDRDVLRLTGLTLGAEGSDRNALDDVTFTVHAGEVLGIAGVEGNGQTELVETIMGMRKPSGGTIELVDADGKARDLTKAGTLARREAGIGYIAEDRTRHSLLLQQPLWVNRILGYQTREPVSKGQLLDIAGARADTERIVRDYDVRTPGIDVPAAALSGGNQQKLIVGRELSGNPVLLVASHPTRGVDVGAQALIWEQIRLARAAGLAVLLISADLDELIGLSDTIRVMLRGRLVSEADPATVTPQELGSAMTGAGEGDEG
- the sdhA gene encoding succinate dehydrogenase flavoprotein subunit, encoding MQFHKYDVVIVGAGGAGMRAAIESGQRARTAVLTKLYPTRSHTGAAQGGMCAALANVEEDNWEWHTFDTIKGGDYLVDQDAAEIMAKEAIDAVLDLEKMGLPFNRTPEGKIDQRRFGGHTRDHGKAAVRRACYAADRTGHMILQTLYQNCVKYGTEFFNEFYVLDLVTSPDENGNPVASGVVAYELATGELHVFQAKSIVMATGGAGKIFKTTSNAHTLTGDGLGIIFRKGLPLEDMEFFQFHPTGLAGLGILISEAVRGEGGILRNASGERFMERYAPTIKDLAPRDIVARSMVQEVLQGRGCGPNKDYVVLDVTHIPEETLNAKLPDIMEFSRTYLGVDPVKEPVPVFPTCHYVMGGIPTNIHGEALRDNENVIPGLYAAGEVACVSVHGSNRLGTNSLLDINVFGRRAGIAAAEYALAHEHVELPADPTALVEEQLAGLLSEHGDERVADIRKEMQQTMDSHASVYRTEDTLKQALTDIQALKARYQRITVSDKGKRYNTDLLEAVELGFLLELAEVLVVGAIARKESRGGHAREDYPTRDDTNFMRHTMAYKQGTGLASDIRLDYKPVTFTRYEPMERKY
- a CDS encoding S8 family serine peptidase; this encodes MSRLRRIAAPLVLAVGGGLFAAAPAAEATPVTCDTTSTPYTYVVTYQPGTRASAVDKELAAKCGTKVAYYAEIGVAIASSRNADFQQKIGVYRAYSGGKDVASQGATASARSLGAVRTLEDTRSTAAAGDLSAQQWDMKAIHAPEANKINQGSRSVTVGVLDSGIDATHPALKAAVSASSSAGCITGAPDLTPASWAPTTSDHGTHVAGTIAGKDPAAGFTGIAPGVRLASVKVVNDDGYIFPESAVCGFVWAAKHGFQVTNNSYYIDPGMFFCSREPGDAAAYEAVRRAIEFSTHHGVLNVSAAGNSGFDTTKQTTDPNRPHPVDSSCGILPKAIDGVVTVSSVGYAGTKSSFSNYGEIDVTAPGGDFVQAPPAGEGPACPLSTTVFGGQYGSKCGTSMASPHAAGVAALLASKFRGLPPQLLARILTGEADVVKCASTETECTGPAKNNSYYGHGLVNALDAVR
- a CDS encoding BMP family protein yields the protein MRGTALAAAAMAGVLALAGCAKDSSGGSSSNNTAASSGGSDCVTAQKPPAAPAAASSSTAAGGKVDGSALKIGLAFDVGGRGDASFNDAAAAGTDKAKAELGVTTVNESTASASEAESAKQQRLDQMAASGMNPIVAVGFAYAPSVKVVAAKYPNTKFAIVDDDSITLPNVTPLVFAEEQGSFLAGVAAAYKSKSCHVGFVGGVNTPLIQKFEAGFLQGAKTVSSKIKIEDDYLTPAGDFSGFQDPAKGNVKAAAEIAKGADVIYHAAGASGKGVFDAAKAGNALAIGVDSDQYNQKTVAADKDVIITSMLKRVDVAVFDYVQALAKGDLTTLPKRFDLKVDGVGYATSGGKVDDIKDVLDGYKAQIISGAITVSDKPQK